Genomic DNA from Hordeum vulgare subsp. vulgare chromosome 2H, MorexV3_pseudomolecules_assembly, whole genome shotgun sequence:
caaggtattctctgcatgtGCTCTAAGTagaagtgatagatagttttataTCAAGACAATTCATAACTGGTTACAAGTAGCcatagtaaaaaaggtgcagcaaggtagaccaatcctttttatagcaaaggacatgcctgaaagtaCCCTTATATAAATCAAGTGCTCCTAAGGACACACAGGAGTatatgtctagtcatgttcatcgtaTTGAGtttattcacgttcgctactttgataatatgATATGTGGGGTGGACCGGTGATAAgattatgttcttacttgaactaacaacctacttatgatcaacccctctcgcaagcatccgcaacaatgAAAGAAGAATTGAGATAAATCTaaacatagcatgaaacatgtggatccaaatgagcccctcatgaagcaacacataaactaggtttagcttctatcactctcgcaacccgtcatctacttgttactccacagtgACTTCCTTTAGGAACATACGCCTAGGCATACCATATCTTTATAGAAGGCGGAATTTGAGTAACAAAAAACTACACTCGATGCGAAAAACGAGCATAGCACAAACAACACATCTGAGTAATAAAAACAAACACCACCGCAAAGCAAGCTACAATGCAAAGGGCCTATCCTAATAGAAACACAACACCATGTATCGACCGGCGTCGTACACCTCCAAAGAACAACAACTACCACAGAACTTCACTTATCGACGCACCATCCCCTCTTACCGCCTAAGAGGAAGTGGCAAGTGGGCGACGAGACTCGATCCGGTCCGAGGAAGACGTCGTCTTGGACTCACCATCGACGGGTGTACATAGCACCGCAAAGGATCAAGGAGGACATCGGCAAACGCTGGAGGAGAGTGGCGAGGAGCCAGCCAAGTCTCCAAATGCAATGCTCCCAACAGAGGAACGACGTCGAGGACACGACCATTGTGCCATCCAACCGAACAAGGCTTTCACCCGGAGACAGCCACAACTCCAAGAAAGCGAGGGACATGACGAACACGCCTCGATggcgcctccaaggaggggaatgACATCTCGGGGTGCCATCGTTGTCGGCCCGACGGAAGCCATGCAAGATTTTCATCCGCGTGTCGCACCTCACCACACCACCTAGAATTGGGCAACGCCGTCCCAAAAGCTTCACACCGCCGCCACTGCAGCACTTCGCCAACGTAGCTGCAAAGCCGAGGGCCAACTACCGGATGCATGGCAAGGAGAATATCGGTCACACCACACCCCCGCCTAGACAAAGAACCGTGTTGAGGTTGATGACGATCGCTGCAAAGATGTTTCCTCGGCACTCTGGCGCCattgggagagaggggagagagccttCCATCAGGCTTGCTCCTACATGGCCTCCTAATAGATGGGGCAAGGTTCTCCCATCCTGTCCTTGGCCTCCACATGGCGTCCTGATAGGCGAGACCCTCCGAGATGGGATCTCTCTCTATGTTTTCTTCTCTGATTTCGTTGTTTTCTGGCCTAAAACCGTTTATTTTATAGCCGGAGTTtcataactccgatcgggctaaaatgagggGATTTTTCTCCAGAAATTAGCTTTGTTGCGGTGAAAGAAGAGCACAAACTGACTTAAGAGCTATCCATATTAGCCCATTTCCATGTGGGGCCCTTGGACACTATTTCACGTTGATTCCTTCGCCCAAAATTCTTATATTTCGAATAAAAATTTCACAAAAAAGTCAGCTCATTCCGGCTTCCTGGATTTTTGACCTATATTTCCAAAAATGatggaaaacagaaactggcCTTTGGGCCTGGATAAATATGTTAATCCAAATAAATATTGTGTCACAAAATTAATAAAGGATGTAAATATAGCATGAATacttcaaaaaatatagatatataGGAGACGTACACTCGGGTGCGTCGAGATGGAGTATTTTATTGTTAGGACAATTTTCATCCGATAAATAGTTGCTATGATTTCTAACCTTTTAAGATTCAACCACAACCTCATGACATTTAAGCACCATCTCTGATGCCAAAGACAATTCACACGTGACAACACTATTTTGCACATTGTAGGTGCTCTCACAGGTGCAATGCCATCTAAGAAAATGGGCCCAAGGCTTTGGTGTATGTTAGGAACTTGGGACACATCCATGTTATATAGAACAAAAGATTCGGTTTGCGCATGCGGTTGGTTGGACCTACACTTGATTCTCAAGATATCCATATAaaatgggggaatcaacttttgtcTAAACCAAACTATATTACAACAACCATAATAAACTATACACGTGCAACGTAGATGCCGCACCATCCCTTCTCAATCACAACTTTTTTAAATTGGGGTTACACTAAACATCTTTGTGTTACCTTATTTGTAAATTCATCTATAACTTGGCTTCGTAAGTCCACCTGCAACTTGAGGAGATGTGGGTATGAAAACAGGTACTTCGTGCTTTGTGTGATACTCTTTCTCGAACAAATGATAGTCCACTTAAATGTGCTTAGTCTTAAGATGAAACACATGATTTGTTAACAAATATGTTGTTGTAAGATTGTCGCACACCACAATGATGCTACATTTGGTTGATTGACACCAGGTTTATAGTTGTTGCACCTAGATCATTTTAGTTGTTGCATGAGCGAGAGACTTGTACTATGATTTAGTGCAGGAACATGATAATGTTTGTTTTTTCTTGCACTCCCTGAAACAAGACTACACCTAGAAAACAAAGCAAAAAACCTCCAATAAAAAATTTCTTTCATCTTGACAATCTGGCCAATCAATATGAGAGAAAGCACTTACAAGACAAGTACGATCCAATAGAAAAAGTATATATAGTTTTGAACCTTTCTTCTAAATTTTTTTCCATTGCACAATTATAGTAGCATGCATGGCACCTTATGAATATTACATAGTTTTGGAacctttttatataattttaccgGGCTAGCTTATTAATCCAATGCTTAGTACTTATTTTTAGAATTTGCAGAATAATACTTtccaaagccccaaaaataaaattGTGCCATGAAGGAGGATCACTAGAGGATTGCAGAGGGGTGAACAACCAGCGGAGGTGATCCCCTAGGCTAGGACGCAGGCCTAGCCCATGGACCAGCCATGGATCGTGTTAGATGAGTACTCCACCTTGGACTATGGGTTCATAGCAGTAGTTATTCATGTGGCATCCTCTCTTCCTTGTTCTTCAATGCAAAGATCACAGGAACTTCCTAACATAATTgtgatcaatccgatgtaattttctatGTGTCTATTGCAGTAGCACACCCAACTTATACCAATGTATATAGGTGCCCACCCAAAGACAGAGGGGATATATTCAACAACTCCAAGATCTCCAAAAGCTCTAACCTAGATCATCGCAATTAATATTTAGTAGTTCCGAACTAGACTGTCCATATAGATCGTTTGCCCCCAATTTCAGTTGCCTGATATTTAACCCACTGGATACATCTTGTATAGCTTCACCGTAATCCCTTTGCGATATAGTCCCACACTACCGAAGAGTTGATTTTTGGAACCCAGATGTATTGGAGGAACTTGTTTTAAATACTTTAAAATTCACAATTAAATTATCAAAAAAAATCTAGGTGATCGTACAGATGTATATTACATACATGTGAAGTTTAGTGATGAAATAAGTAAACCTATAAGCTATACAAAAATAACAAAACGATTTTCCAAATAGTGAATAATAAATGCACTATTGATCTGTCCTAAATCATGGTTttgtcatttttttctgtaactcACATGGTTACTTATTTCAACCTGAAAATTTGtacatgtgaaatatacacccgtACAAACATGTTGGTTGATTTTGAAAATTTTGGAAGTTCAAATTAACATTTTGGCGCTATTCAAAATATAGTCACCCGTCCTCCAAATTGACTTTGCACACAAGCAGTAGTTGGGTTGTTACTCACGTGGCAGGGGAGGTGTCTATCCGATAACCTGAGGTGAtgtcttaggccctgtttggaatcacctagattatataatccagtttttataatctattatgtctccaaacaggacagcttatggtgtagattataagaactagatggatagattattaaaaactcataatctactctataccagctaaaatcagattatggattgctaatgatccattacccttgtaaagttggagataattacattcctaccaccgccacccttctcttttttttaaaaaaacaaagggcagacaggtcattatacaatgtaaaacctggattacagtttatataatctggcctccaaacatggtcacctaaattatttttataaaccagattatataatctatcttcataatccagattatcataatctattatggttccgggGCCTTAATGTCAGGAAAATCTACGTACCACTCCCACGTAAACCGAGGCCACGTACGACCTGCTGTAATAGAAATCTACCTTCGGCTTCCATAATGTTGTTACGTACAGTTTGTGACTTTGTGAGTGCAGAAGTGGTACTTCGATATACTCCTATTCAAGAAGGCGATCACATTGACAAAGTAGGAGTATGTATTACGTTGATGTTACATGTAGCAAACCAAGGAACCAGTATATATAAACTTCAAAAAAAAAACGGATACAAACGCTCATTGAGGAACGTGGACATGAGCGAAACGCAGGTGTTTTTCTTCCGGGCGATGCCGGCTATAGAAATCTAGTAAAACCCACAAGTTCAGCTTCAgcttgtatgtatgtatgcaagtCAGCACATGCACACAAGATGATCATGCATGAGTAGGGGCCCCAGGAATCACCACCAGCGGGCCGTTAATGGTACTGGTACCGGTACCGGTTCCCACCACCGGCAAGTCCGGCAACCCCGAACCCGAAGAAGCCTTGGACTCGGCGACGCCACCTCCGGCGCCGGCACCACGCGCCGCTCCAAGTGCGCTGTCCTTCTGGCTCAGCTCCCTCCCATCGCAGGACGCGAGCACCACCAGTAGCAGGAGCGCGACGGCAAGACACTTCGCCATTGCTAGCTGGGAGGTTCTGATATgcttctgaggaagtgttgtgtgGCTGTGTTTGAGTGAGCTTAGGCTTGCATCGTGTACGCTGCTTCTTATAGGCACGAGCTGCAGCCTGCACGGGGTGGCGGGGTGGCCATGCGTCGTCCGcgcaggagaggagaggaggatagAATCGACGATGGTTCCTCGAGTCGACGGTCAAGGGCTGGGAGaggggcatgcatgcatgcatgtatgggCAGCGTGTCGACGTCGGTGCATTCGAATGGGGCGGACTGGCCGTGAATCCGTGCCGACTGATCTCATCGCAGTCGAGAAGGCAAACTAGTCGAATTGGTTTGCGCGTCTTCAGTAGATCTTTTTCCGGAGACTCCTGGATATGCTGGCCGGTCATCTGCACTTTAAAAAACACCGCACACAGAATCAATTGCATCATTCAGAATTTTTATCTACATCTGTTGTATTTTAACATCGTGAATAATCACCTAATTAATGTACCCATAACGTTCAATAGACCCTGGGATGCTCCTAAGCGTACAGAATCTGCGGGTGCTTTAGCAAAGGAGCCTGGACTCTGGAATGAAGTTCACACTTCTATCGATGGTAATTCAATTCATTCTGATGATCCTTCCTACCGCGGCTCATCCGTGTGATCTTCAGAAAAAAAGCAGTGCCCTGGAGGATCAACAGGGCCCAGGAGATGCAGTTGAGGTAATTAGTTGAGTTTAGAGTTCAGACTGTAAAAGCACACTCTGAAATACATAGAAACTCGTAAGCTACATCAGTATCGTGGAATTTGCCTTGTCTCCGTTGTTTCCGTGTGCACGTGCACCTGCTCGCGCGCTTGATGTTGCGAGAAATTATTAGCGTCGTTTGGTTACCTTGCCGGTGCTTGATGATATGTATACACTACCAGCATAATATGTGGAGGTACAAACGGATTCCACAACTCTGGAATTTTTTTCCATTTAACAGCCCAAAACTCTGGGCGTCAACGATCAACATGCACTACTCTTGTTTAAGTCGAGGGTTTGAGAAGGGGATTAGAAAGAGGGAAATGTTTATAAACGGCGTGTCGCTCAAACTGTTTCGCTGGACGCCTCTGCAAACGTTGTTCGTGGTTCCATGTAGCCATTCGTTGGGTCTATAACGTCGATTTTTGCTGTAACCGTACTTATTTTTTGCTACTAGTATGGGTCAATtattttgctacatccatcaagCAGAAGCTGGAACCTCGCGATGACGGCGATTTTTGCTACAATCATATTTATTTTTTGCTAGTACTGCCAAActttttgctacatccatcaagACATAGCTGCGACCTCGCGGCGGCGATTTGCTGCAACCATAATTAGTTTTTCTTACTATTGGCGAATTTTTTTTGCTGGAACCAGAAAAAGAGCAGAGGACCTGCAAACAGTATCTAAAAATGTTGCAACTGTTTACAAGATTGTTGTAATGTTGTTTTTAAAAAGCTTTAACCGGAGAAATGGCATGCACAAGCAGCTACATCCAAAGGCAATGATATTTTTGCTGCAACCCGTTGTAGACTTTTTGCTACAGTCGATGACACAAAACGCTACAACCAAACGGCCACGCTATGACTAGCGAGGTTGTTTTTCCTGGAGCGTGTGAGGTCGATTTTGCTACAACTGAGATAATTTTTGTTGCAACATTGTCGACATTTCCTAGTACAGATCGAAATTGTTGCGACGACGAAGGCCCAACCAATACACTAATCAAAATTCTTTACACGCGCTAGATCGGACGCTGGGCAGCGGACCAGCCGAAAGTCTGCCGCAGATATGTCCCCTTAGAAAGAAGTAAAAAAGAGCGGGGTAGCTCAGTAATTCTGATTCTTTTCTCATCCAGCGTGTCACGAGAGGAGCACAGATGGCTGCGCGAGGTGAAGGCGGTGTGGTATGCGGCGGCGCTCGTGGGACGCGCGCGGGCTCTTCATCACGGTCCCGGTGTCACGGGCGGCCGGGAAGATAAGACGCATGCATGGCATGTGCACGTCGGTGGAGCGAGCAGCCCGGCGACGAGTTGCACGGGACCGGTCGGCAGTACGAGTTTAGGTGTGCGCCATGACTCCATCTACCACATCCGTTTACGTGCGCTTGGCTGAGGCCGGACATGCGGGtggtgtcgtgggaatgaacgtgacagtagatgtgtggggtacgaaaggagagggcagaatcctagctacggcaagcttgtacacaagatgaatgagttcatgcccctctcgtggaggtaacatccctatgtctcagtgctcgaaAGCTCTTGTGGGGTGGAATGTATGttaagggggtgcgaacccttgtgccagagggaaagggtggcttatatagagtgtgctgcccctcatcaataccaggcaaccaagggttcgatcGATGGAGTTTAAAGGCCTACATTACTGATAACGTACGTAATTAATGTTACTTATGACGACCAGTCGAACGCTCGTTTGTTGGCCTCCCTgaagtggcttctggtcttctgcgtcgactgacttctggttcttccgagtggaagttgatTGTCGAGTAAAGGAGGGAATTCTCCGAGTGATTGCTTCCGAGTGATTCACACACTATATCCAGTCGAAACCCTCTTTGTAGTCTTcaaccccctccccccctccttcaaaaaaatcaaaaaccccAGGGCCTACGAGCTGCTGACACATGACTTCCTTTTGGTCACCAATCAGGACTAAAGATGCTCATGGGCGTCCCACAGCAGCCACATGGAGCTCATTTAGTCCCGATtcgtaagccaaccgggactaaaagtaaTGGGCATTAATCCCGGTAACTTTGTCCCGATtggacaaccgggactaaagcccctttttctactagtgatgggAAATTAAGAGATGACGACGGACAAGGTGAGTGGCTACACAAGCTTATTAGGCCCGGGCATGCGGACATTTATCTGTAGCATGATCCACGCATCAGTGGGCCAAAcaaatacttcctccgtctcgatgCATTAGGCATCTTACGAAAATTAAATAATCACAAAACATTAAAACATATTACAATATTACTATTTGCATGCATATTAATTAAACCCCGTCTATTAATTAAAAGACTAATGCATGCAATTTATGCAGCACGccttttggatttaaataggtcttTTAATTAATAGCATGTTTTTAGTTAAAAATGAAATAGTATGATTGGCTTCCTTTGCAATTCAAATTTTCTCCTATTCAATATCTACGTGCCTAAGTTGTCTAATGCagcgaaacggagggagtataagagtTGCGCTAGATGGAAATATTTGTGAAATGGAAAAATCTTCACTTCTGAGATTATATGTATGCTCCCATATGCACTCGCggataaataggaaagaaattaTGTATACTGTACGCCGTAAACTTCGGTTTGTTAAACTTTTATAgtctttttaaacaaaaaccgaccttagctcagttggtagagcgGAGGACTGTAGTATTCGCAGATAAATCCTTAGGTCGCTGGTTCGAATCCGGCAGGTCGgatatttctttttttatttcttttttattgTTTTGAACATACAGATGTGATGTACCGTTTGTACAATCTATGTTCACACAACTTGCCCCAAATGCCCAGCTGCTACTGAATGAATGAGTTCATCTAACATAGTTTACACATCTTGCGCAACCTTTAATTTGTTAATACTTTTCAGGCGTCTCCTCAACACCAAACAAATTACCAAATTGTAATTGTAATTCAAGTTATTTTCAGtagatttttcttcttctcagTTGAATAATAATTCTGCTACTTATAACAAGGAATGtcaacattttttttaatttccagCTATCCAGTGTATgtttgttttttatgttgttaCTTTATCATATCAGTGTCATCTGAAGATTTTCATGTTGTATCCACTTCATAGTAAATCACGTGCCAAATAAAATATGAACATCTGTTTGCAGAACAAAACCCTGCTTTACAGGGTCGAATGCTGACTGGAAGAGTACTACCGCCTTGTAGGAACAAGCTGGCCGGTGATTTTGTATGTCATCGCCATCTTCATGTACTCTCATTGTCTATTTTCTGCGGTTTATTTAATGGAATTTCATCTCCGTTTTGAAGAAATTGCTTATAAGACAATGAGAAAGCAAAATATGCATTTCAGAAAGCTTCAAAAGGACAAGAAATTATGTCATTCTATTATTCAGAAACTTATATATGTCTGTTGTATTCTCACATCGTGAACGATCAACTAATGTAATCATACCCTTAACTAGTTCAACAGTCCCTGAACTAATGTAATCACCTAATGTGCCCTCAACTAGTTCGATTGACCCTGGATGCTGATAAGCATACAGAATCAGAGCTGTGTGCATCATCACTTGATGCATAGGCCGGGGtgttgcctccttttctaaaaaaaaaaagaGCATACAGAATCGGCTGGTGCTTTAGCAAACGAGTCTGTACTCTGAAATGAAGTTTTAGTCTTTTATCGGCGGAGCGCCAGAATTTTACCCTGTATGTGGGAGATCACGACCTGCCTTTGATGCTCTTGCGAAGGGTGGCAGGTAATTCTATTCATTATGGTAATCCTTCCTTCCGATGCTCATTTGTGTAATCGTGATAAAAGTCAGTGCCCTGGCCTGGAGGATAGCCAGGGCCCAGGACATGTAGAGGAAACGATGATTTGAGTTCAGAGTTCAGACTATAAAAGCACACTCTGAATTGCATAGTAACTTTTTTTTTTAGGGGTCACATAGAAACTTCTAAGCTGCATCTGTTGTGAGCTTAAACCCTGTCTCTCGGTGCACACATCTGCTCTTTTAGGCCCAAAAAACCACTGCCATGGCAGCCCTTTCCGTTGGTCATTTTCTGTTAGAAAATTTTCAGCAATTCAGTTCGCTCACGTCCGGGCGTGGTCTGTGTACTCCCCAGCAGGCCAGCAATATTCTTGGACGCCTAGCACTAGCTCCGATTTCcctaaagaaaaaaagaggaggaagaaaagagCAGGAAAGCTGCAACGTTAGGCGGCGGAATATCCCATGGCCTCTTTGATTCGTGGAATTTTAAGAACACAGGAATAGAAGAAGTATAGGATTAGAGTGGTATGTCTATTTGAATCCTATAGAATTAGTCCGAGATGTTTGATGTCGTAGAAAAAGCaaagcaattataaataaaaaagGTTGAAATGGATGTTATATTTTCTATGAAATATAATACAAAAGAATCCATACAAAAGAATCCATAAAAAAGAATCTTATGGGATCCAATCCAATAAATCAAAGGACCAATATAGAAGATTTCAATCCTTCCAAAATCCTATGAAATTCCTTTGAATCGCCCGTGTCCAGCTTCTCTCTCTCGCGCTTGTACCTCATACACTCGGGTGACATCTTCATCGAATCTGACTTGTCTCCGTTGTTTCGGACGCGTGCACTGTACCTACTCGCTTGATGCTGCGAGATAATACTATCTTGGTGTGTCTACCTTGCCGGCCGGTGCTTCATGATAAGTATATAGCAGCATAACGTTGAAGCACAAACGGGTACCACGACCCtggattattattgttttcatttaACAGAAGAAGCAATGGGGTTGGGAGCTGG
This window encodes:
- the LOC123430804 gene encoding uncharacterized protein LOC123430804; the protein is MAKCLAVALLLLVVLASCDGRELSQKDSALGAARGAGAGGGVAESKASSGSGLPDLPVVGTGTGTSTINGPLVVIPGAPTHA